A DNA window from Rossellomorea marisflavi contains the following coding sequences:
- a CDS encoding non-ribosomal peptide synthetase gives MRNNGVYVSEKEIDQSKTVIDSFEEQAKHHPDWVAVRYKNEEMTYEELNHQSNQVAHLLKDQGLNVEEPVAVCMDKSIHMITAILGILKAGGYYVPLDPALPSDRLTKIIKRINSPILLTDSANESFFHLDHVRSMHHIERSTLVKYATTNLSDRASIHHLIYTIFTSGTTGEPKGVQVEHRNVLNHLQGILGYMNVVKPLNYTLLTTIAADLSVTPIFAALITGGTLHIIPEEMITDAEKLGIYCREYGVNCMKLVPSHMEALLYRDTPSIYIPDYIILGGEQLKWSLVDKIKERHPTCKIFNHYGPTEVTVGVMANDIDQVERTGSVIPLGEPYGCSVIMVLDENLDPVVPGEIGEIYISGLGITRGYFQNDFLTKEKYMPNPWQEGEHDHTLYKTGDLARVNPQGQLEFVSRIDHQVKVRGYRVELNEIQAHLEAKDEIQDSAVVARINQNGETIIRAALVFDPAYKGTVKQIREALVSTLPAYMLPQEYVVLDSLPLNANGKVDRQLITNQVLGELAGAHEEEMSVTEKKIHTIWSSLLDSSHMNRTDRFLEVGGNSLNAIKLASELEDAFQVRVTIGDVFEQETIEDLASLVEGRQEQTEGSQLERSHFSTLEASSQQSRLWFWDKLDVNRHLYNIPYKVKLTGGIDPSRLHKAIRMMMVKHEILRTKIIENDGRPMQKVDVEGGDVPFEVVNASMNPHDVEEFIEDKAKRAFDLSKGTLFEVVLYKVSPEDHTLFLNFHHSIFDDWSFTIFLEDLLSFYHSPERGLDSSQLLQYQDYSEWHKKHLLIHRENLVDYWSRVLEGNVEKVKFADYHEEANESFEGESFHFHIPGKSVEKVNRLAKETGTTKFMVLMSLFQLMLYKYTHIQDIIVGAPVAGRPGGHFDQTLGFFVNTLPWRTQFDETSTFISLLRHVQKQSVDHLKHVHLPFEDIVKEVRSGVEYSLTPIMNIMMAFQNAPKLNRDKYPLLTGAPEKVNNHTSKYDLTLFLEENEGEILGRWEYKSFLFTEGRIKQFTRHFSKLLDGLYEKPLNSRIEEFNLLTKEEEKQLTETIDEVAPSVGLHALFEAQAKRTPENIAVIQGDNQLTYKELDERSSYLRDHLIQRGVSRNDIVAISMDRSPEMLVSLLGILKAGGAYLPIDAGMPPGRVEEILTDSRAKVIVVCGDQSHSTEFSSIMDVSRLDWDQADGCGKSIVVEGTDVVSVYYTSGSTGKPKGVANHHQGWVNRMEWMQSYHQLREEETVLHKTTLSFDDAAVEIFWPLIIGARVALMNPEEHKDPRAIIEDTVKYDASILHFVPSMLKLFVEEISEEEEKDMPSLRAIISSGEALATSLVKDLFSKLDVRLLNSWGATEVSIDSTCYECTLSDVGGDRFVPVGKPIQGNYIYVLDESMKPVPPGVIGDLYIGGVGLAKGYVNDPEKTRNSFIQNPYHPDEKIYRTGDQGYLRLDGNLVFTGRKDSQVKVRGMRVELGEIESSIKAFSAIKDAIVHFADPSTKQGLVGYMVVKEPFEQNHLHQFMSRKLPDYMMPKYMVELAAFPINKNGKLDYHALPKPSKNDIFNQEEYLPPETPMEVQLSRIWEELLETEEISVESNFFTVGGHSLLGVKLISRVNRSCNTDLRLRDLFDSPTIREMAVKAERISGGLQETNNGGNPFHPLSYAQERMWFLHQLDPADYSYHMPYGVKMSGELDLDIFRDSIKYVLKQNTILHSRFRLEKGNPYAIAGDIDVQIELETAGGTDHLINEWLRQPFNLEEDAPYRMKLVKVKQSEFHFYIVFHHIVMDGISLEFFEQQLFETYNRLKEKKPLAIRHVPSYYEYAKGQKEYSTSTFYKDQLEYWKGKLSGELVKTQFPLDQHNHDLEEQTQQMTQTFSERSFRNIKKISRRHGSSNFTIVASVLSILLHRINGQEDLIMGTPIIDRPSKWEESMGLFLNTLPLRIRVQSEQTIDEVIRETSQSVRELFMHQDVPFEKIVEEVQPNRTRNSNPLFDILVNYISYEQNQERLNDLEVERKKFNDSKAKFLLTFYFIDDQDSLSVRVVFQGQKIHETRIQTFLHQFNTVCESLLANQDTSVGRLDINHTHTNAAVEPSLQKVPFAKTLKKAIEDNLRADALEEQRTIWTYKDVMEYANGYTHAFRNLNLSKGDRIALFGKSSFRYITSIVSMMLNGYVFVPIHVDTPKNRIKRILEEAEVSLFVDFDQVLSATERDDLNVLYFSPTISIPGPDHLTEGLLGDSTVDHNSDAYIYFTSGSTGTPKGIMGNQKGLNHFLCWQRREFDIQPSDRIAQLTNPGFDVYLRDVFLPLISGATLCIPDGNEEEIDWMKRKEITVVHAVPSLVKRWMEHTSTKGLLIRLTFFAGEPLPYDLVTEWKEIIGAGAEVVNLYGPSETTLAKSFHRVGPNEERLSIVPIGQAIPETEVLILNTQQSLSGVNEPGEIVIKTPYRTSGYLNRNDTFSQNPLSTDKEDLVYFTGDIGRYHPNGFVEILGRKDFQVKLNGVRIDLNEVEYFLNLVPVIKQAIVTKVEEGKREYLVAYMVPEEGAEISEYEVRKHLLENLPISMIPLMVKMENLPINQNGKVDRKKLPHPKWADGDHDQLVGPEEEKLAGIWKQILHIETSLRKNDDFFALGGHSLLAIRLLNEILDQFHTEVKLIDLFENPTIKRMNQLIGSRMGNADANAKNKISKAARVPIKH, from the coding sequence ATGAGAAACAATGGTGTATATGTCAGTGAGAAAGAAATTGATCAATCCAAGACCGTGATTGATTCGTTTGAAGAGCAAGCTAAGCATCATCCTGATTGGGTGGCCGTCCGCTATAAAAATGAGGAAATGACGTATGAAGAATTGAACCATCAGTCCAATCAGGTAGCGCATCTGTTGAAAGATCAGGGGCTAAACGTGGAAGAACCTGTAGCCGTATGCATGGATAAGTCCATTCACATGATTACAGCCATTCTAGGAATACTGAAAGCAGGTGGTTACTATGTCCCGTTAGATCCGGCTTTACCAAGTGATCGCTTGACCAAGATCATAAAAAGAATAAACTCTCCTATTCTTCTAACTGATTCTGCTAACGAATCGTTCTTTCATTTAGATCATGTAAGAAGCATGCATCATATTGAACGTTCAACTCTCGTAAAATATGCTACGACCAACCTCTCCGATAGAGCTTCCATTCATCATCTTATCTATACCATCTTTACATCAGGGACTACGGGAGAGCCAAAAGGAGTACAAGTTGAGCACAGGAATGTATTGAACCACCTTCAAGGAATACTGGGCTATATGAACGTAGTAAAACCCTTAAACTATACCCTTCTTACTACGATTGCAGCAGATTTATCCGTCACACCTATATTCGCCGCTCTCATAACAGGTGGGACACTACATATCATCCCCGAAGAGATGATCACTGATGCCGAAAAGCTTGGAATCTATTGCAGGGAGTATGGTGTCAACTGCATGAAATTAGTCCCCTCCCACATGGAGGCACTTTTGTATAGAGATACGCCATCTATCTATATCCCGGATTACATCATTCTTGGTGGAGAACAATTGAAATGGAGCTTGGTGGATAAAATTAAGGAACGCCATCCAACATGTAAGATCTTTAATCATTATGGACCCACAGAGGTAACGGTCGGGGTCATGGCCAACGATATTGATCAAGTGGAAAGGACAGGCAGTGTCATTCCGTTGGGAGAGCCATATGGGTGTTCGGTTATCATGGTTTTGGATGAGAACCTTGATCCAGTAGTACCTGGTGAGATCGGTGAAATCTACATAAGCGGATTAGGTATTACCCGAGGGTACTTTCAGAATGATTTCTTGACCAAAGAGAAGTATATGCCGAATCCTTGGCAGGAAGGCGAACATGATCATACCCTTTATAAGACTGGAGACCTGGCAAGGGTCAATCCTCAAGGTCAACTGGAATTCGTGAGCAGGATCGATCATCAGGTGAAGGTTCGCGGTTATCGGGTTGAACTAAATGAAATACAAGCCCATCTGGAAGCTAAGGATGAGATTCAAGATAGTGCAGTGGTGGCAAGAATCAATCAGAACGGGGAAACAATTATTCGGGCTGCTTTGGTATTTGATCCAGCATATAAGGGAACTGTCAAACAAATTAGAGAGGCATTAGTAAGTACTCTACCGGCCTATATGCTCCCACAAGAATATGTGGTACTGGATTCCCTGCCCCTCAATGCTAACGGAAAAGTCGATCGACAGCTCATCACCAATCAGGTTTTGGGGGAATTGGCTGGAGCACATGAAGAAGAGATGAGTGTGACAGAGAAGAAAATTCACACCATTTGGTCTTCGTTACTAGACTCTAGTCACATGAATAGAACGGATCGGTTTCTTGAAGTCGGGGGAAATTCATTGAATGCCATTAAATTGGCGAGTGAGTTGGAGGATGCTTTTCAGGTAAGGGTAACAATAGGTGACGTGTTTGAACAGGAAACCATTGAAGACCTTGCAAGTTTAGTAGAGGGTCGACAAGAACAAACGGAAGGTTCCCAGTTGGAAAGATCGCATTTTAGTACGTTGGAGGCATCCTCTCAACAAAGTAGGTTGTGGTTCTGGGATAAACTGGATGTAAATCGTCATTTGTATAATATTCCTTATAAAGTAAAGCTCACAGGAGGTATTGATCCGAGTAGGCTTCACAAGGCAATTCGAATGATGATGGTGAAGCATGAGATTCTGAGAACCAAGATCATAGAGAACGATGGCCGTCCCATGCAAAAAGTGGACGTAGAAGGAGGAGATGTTCCATTTGAAGTGGTGAATGCATCGATGAATCCTCATGATGTGGAGGAGTTCATTGAAGATAAAGCAAAGAGAGCATTTGATTTATCTAAAGGGACTTTATTCGAAGTGGTTCTTTATAAAGTAAGTCCAGAAGACCATACGTTATTCCTTAATTTTCATCATAGTATTTTTGATGACTGGTCCTTCACCATCTTTTTGGAGGATTTGCTGTCCTTTTATCATTCTCCTGAAAGGGGCCTGGATTCAAGCCAATTGCTTCAATACCAAGACTATTCTGAGTGGCATAAAAAGCATTTACTCATTCATAGAGAAAATCTGGTTGACTATTGGTCTCGAGTATTGGAAGGAAATGTAGAAAAGGTGAAATTCGCCGATTATCACGAAGAGGCTAATGAGTCTTTTGAAGGTGAATCTTTCCATTTCCATATTCCTGGGAAGTCAGTGGAGAAGGTAAACCGTCTTGCTAAGGAAACCGGTACCACTAAATTCATGGTTCTCATGAGTCTGTTTCAACTTATGCTCTACAAATATACGCATATACAAGACATCATCGTAGGGGCACCTGTTGCCGGAAGGCCGGGAGGTCACTTTGATCAGACACTGGGCTTTTTCGTCAACACTTTGCCATGGAGGACACAGTTTGATGAAACGTCGACCTTCATCAGTCTCTTGCGTCATGTTCAAAAGCAAAGTGTTGATCACCTGAAGCATGTGCATCTTCCTTTCGAAGATATAGTGAAGGAAGTGAGAAGTGGTGTAGAATATAGCCTCACGCCTATCATGAATATCATGATGGCCTTCCAAAATGCGCCTAAGCTGAATCGCGATAAGTATCCCCTGTTAACTGGTGCACCTGAAAAAGTGAACAATCATACATCCAAATATGATCTTACTTTGTTTTTGGAAGAGAATGAGGGAGAGATCTTAGGCCGGTGGGAGTACAAATCGTTCCTCTTTACAGAAGGAAGAATAAAGCAATTTACGAGGCATTTTTCAAAGCTGCTAGATGGCTTGTATGAAAAACCTCTGAATAGTCGGATAGAAGAGTTTAATTTGCTAACAAAGGAAGAAGAGAAGCAGCTAACAGAAACCATTGATGAAGTTGCCCCATCTGTGGGTTTGCACGCCTTATTCGAAGCGCAGGCAAAAAGAACCCCTGAAAATATAGCCGTTATTCAAGGAGACAATCAATTGACGTATAAGGAGTTAGATGAACGATCATCTTATCTCCGCGACCACTTAATTCAACGTGGTGTTTCTCGCAATGACATCGTCGCAATTAGTATGGACCGCTCGCCCGAAATGTTGGTGTCACTTCTCGGAATCTTGAAGGCTGGAGGAGCGTACTTGCCTATCGATGCCGGCATGCCTCCGGGTAGAGTGGAAGAGATTTTAACCGACTCACGTGCAAAAGTGATTGTAGTCTGTGGTGACCAATCCCATTCGACAGAGTTTTCATCAATCATGGATGTAAGCAGACTTGACTGGGATCAGGCAGATGGATGCGGGAAGTCAATAGTGGTGGAGGGAACAGACGTAGTATCTGTCTACTACACATCTGGATCCACGGGAAAACCGAAGGGAGTAGCCAATCACCATCAAGGATGGGTCAATCGAATGGAGTGGATGCAATCCTATCATCAATTAAGGGAAGAGGAGACTGTTTTACATAAAACCACTCTTTCGTTTGATGACGCAGCGGTCGAAATCTTCTGGCCGCTAATAATCGGGGCTCGAGTTGCCTTGATGAATCCTGAAGAACATAAGGATCCACGTGCCATCATAGAGGATACTGTGAAATATGATGCGTCTATCCTTCACTTCGTCCCTAGTATGTTGAAACTCTTCGTTGAAGAAATTAGTGAAGAAGAAGAAAAGGATATGCCTTCACTTCGTGCCATCATCTCAAGTGGGGAAGCCCTTGCAACCTCACTCGTCAAAGACCTTTTCTCGAAGTTGGATGTCAGATTGTTGAATTCATGGGGTGCGACAGAAGTTTCCATTGATTCCACCTGCTATGAATGTACGCTTTCAGACGTGGGCGGCGATCGATTTGTCCCAGTGGGTAAGCCGATCCAAGGAAATTATATCTATGTTCTTGATGAATCCATGAAACCCGTACCACCTGGCGTAATAGGCGATTTGTATATTGGTGGTGTAGGATTGGCCAAGGGCTACGTCAATGATCCTGAGAAAACAAGGAATAGCTTCATCCAAAATCCTTATCATCCAGATGAGAAGATTTATCGTACAGGAGATCAGGGGTATCTGCGATTGGATGGCAATCTCGTGTTTACAGGAAGGAAGGATTCACAAGTAAAGGTCAGGGGCATGAGGGTTGAACTGGGCGAAATCGAATCCTCAATTAAAGCTTTCTCAGCAATCAAAGATGCAATTGTTCACTTTGCTGATCCTTCCACCAAGCAGGGGTTAGTGGGGTATATGGTTGTGAAAGAACCATTCGAACAAAACCATTTACACCAGTTTATGAGTAGGAAGCTTCCCGATTATATGATGCCGAAGTACATGGTAGAGTTGGCTGCGTTTCCTATAAATAAGAATGGCAAGCTGGATTATCATGCTCTACCAAAACCAAGTAAGAATGACATATTCAATCAGGAGGAATATCTCCCGCCGGAAACCCCGATGGAAGTTCAGTTATCCCGTATTTGGGAAGAGTTATTGGAGACTGAGGAGATCAGTGTGGAAAGTAACTTCTTCACGGTAGGAGGTCATTCCCTGTTAGGGGTCAAATTGATTTCGAGAGTGAATCGTTCATGTAACACGGATTTAAGGCTAAGGGATTTATTTGACTCTCCCACCATCAGGGAAATGGCAGTGAAGGCTGAGCGGATATCAGGAGGTTTACAGGAAACGAATAATGGGGGAAATCCATTCCATCCCCTATCATATGCACAAGAGCGAATGTGGTTTTTACATCAACTAGATCCGGCGGATTATAGTTACCATATGCCCTATGGAGTGAAAATGAGTGGAGAACTTGATCTGGATATTTTTAGAGATAGCATTAAATATGTACTGAAACAAAACACAATCCTCCATTCGCGCTTTCGCCTAGAAAAGGGTAACCCATATGCTATTGCGGGAGATATAGATGTCCAGATTGAACTCGAGACAGCGGGGGGTACAGACCATCTCATCAATGAGTGGTTGAGACAGCCTTTCAATCTAGAGGAGGATGCTCCGTACAGAATGAAACTGGTAAAGGTAAAGCAATCTGAATTTCATTTCTATATCGTTTTTCACCACATTGTCATGGATGGAATCTCATTGGAATTCTTTGAACAACAGTTGTTTGAAACCTATAATCGTCTAAAAGAAAAAAAGCCATTAGCAATCAGGCATGTCCCTTCCTATTATGAGTATGCAAAGGGCCAAAAAGAGTATAGTACGTCGACTTTCTATAAAGATCAGCTAGAGTATTGGAAGGGAAAGCTAAGCGGTGAACTGGTTAAAACCCAATTCCCACTTGATCAACACAATCATGATTTGGAAGAGCAAACTCAACAGATGACGCAGACATTCTCCGAGAGATCCTTCAGAAATATAAAAAAAATAAGCAGGCGACATGGTTCGTCTAATTTCACTATCGTGGCTTCTGTTCTATCCATTCTGCTTCATCGGATCAATGGACAAGAAGACTTGATCATGGGGACGCCTATCATCGATCGTCCTTCAAAATGGGAAGAGTCAATGGGATTATTTTTGAATACCCTCCCCTTAAGGATCCGTGTACAAAGTGAACAAACAATTGATGAAGTCATCAGGGAAACAAGTCAATCTGTGAGAGAACTCTTCATGCACCAAGACGTCCCATTTGAAAAGATCGTTGAGGAAGTTCAGCCTAATCGGACACGGAACTCCAATCCCTTATTCGATATTCTTGTGAACTATATCAGTTATGAACAGAATCAAGAAAGGCTAAATGATCTGGAAGTCGAAAGAAAAAAATTCAATGATTCAAAGGCAAAATTCCTACTAACTTTCTATTTCATTGATGACCAAGACTCACTGAGTGTAAGGGTCGTTTTTCAAGGGCAAAAGATCCATGAGACAAGAATTCAAACCTTTCTTCACCAATTCAACACTGTATGTGAATCATTGTTAGCAAATCAGGATACTTCTGTCGGAAGACTTGACATCAATCATACGCATACAAATGCTGCGGTTGAGCCTAGCCTTCAAAAAGTGCCATTCGCTAAAACCCTTAAAAAAGCCATTGAGGACAATCTACGGGCTGACGCCTTGGAAGAACAACGTACTATATGGACATACAAAGATGTGATGGAGTATGCCAATGGGTATACACATGCATTTAGGAACCTGAACCTATCCAAAGGTGATCGTATCGCTCTATTTGGAAAAAGCTCATTCCGTTATATTACAAGCATCGTGAGTATGATGTTAAACGGATATGTGTTTGTGCCTATCCATGTAGATACCCCTAAGAACCGGATCAAGAGGATTCTTGAGGAAGCAGAGGTCTCTCTATTCGTTGATTTCGATCAGGTATTATCAGCTACGGAGAGAGATGATCTGAATGTCCTTTATTTTTCACCCACTATCTCTATTCCGGGGCCGGATCATCTGACAGAAGGTTTATTGGGGGATTCAACCGTAGATCACAATTCTGACGCCTATATCTACTTCACTTCCGGCTCGACAGGTACGCCAAAAGGAATCATGGGCAATCAAAAAGGCTTGAATCACTTTTTGTGCTGGCAAAGAAGAGAGTTTGACATTCAACCATCTGATCGCATAGCACAACTTACCAACCCAGGATTTGATGTGTATCTCCGTGATGTTTTCCTTCCGCTCATTAGCGGTGCAACGCTTTGTATACCGGACGGCAATGAGGAAGAGATTGATTGGATGAAGCGGAAGGAAATTACGGTTGTCCACGCCGTACCATCTTTAGTGAAACGATGGATGGAACATACCAGTACGAAGGGGCTTTTGATTAGGTTGACCTTTTTCGCTGGGGAACCGTTGCCTTATGACCTGGTCACAGAGTGGAAAGAAATCATTGGCGCTGGTGCAGAAGTGGTCAATCTCTATGGCCCTTCTGAGACCACTTTGGCAAAGAGCTTTCATAGGGTGGGCCCCAATGAGGAAAGACTGTCCATTGTTCCAATCGGACAGGCCATCCCTGAAACAGAGGTGCTGATTTTGAATACGCAGCAATCGCTCTCTGGAGTGAATGAACCAGGGGAAATCGTCATCAAGACTCCTTACCGGACGAGCGGGTATTTGAACCGGAATGATACATTTAGTCAAAATCCGTTGTCTACCGATAAGGAGGACCTGGTCTACTTCACAGGTGACATAGGGAGATATCATCCCAATGGATTTGTAGAGATCTTAGGAAGAAAGGACTTTCAAGTCAAGCTTAACGGGGTAAGAATCGATCTGAATGAAGTGGAATACTTCTTAAATCTAGTCCCAGTGATTAAGCAAGCGATCGTGACAAAAGTGGAAGAGGGAAAAAGAGAATACTTAGTGGCATACATGGTCCCTGAAGAAGGAGCGGAAATCAGCGAGTATGAAGTCAGGAAACATCTCTTGGAGAACCTCCCAATCTCCATGATTCCTCTCATGGTGAAGATGGAGAACCTCCCAATCAACCAAAATGGCAAGGTGGATCGAAAGAAACTTCCACATCCGAAATGGGCTGACGGAGACCATGATCAATTAGTAGGGCCAGAGGAGGAAAAATTGGCGGGGATATGGAAGCAAATACTTCACATAGAGACTAGTTTAAGGAAGAATGATGATTTCTTCGCCCTTGGGGGCCATTCCTTGTTAGCCATCCGACTACTAAACGAAATCCTTGATCAGTTCCACACGGAAGTCAAACTGATTGATTTATTCGAAAACCCTACAATAAAACGTATGAATCAACTGATTGGAAGCAGGATGGGAAATGCTGATGCGAATGCCAAGAATAAAATATCAAAGGCTGCAAGAGTTCCGATCAAGCATTGA
- a CDS encoding carbamoyl phosphate synthase small subunit — translation MMVRLLGYHSLFRIWSRDERWGVKAVQELKILLENGIEFHGTGICGESPYIGEIVFCTGMTGYQEVLTDPSYHGQFVVMTYPLIGNYGINDGDSESNKPKVNGLIVKELCETPSHYQSKMSVSDYLLEEEIPFVTEVDTRELTKVIREEGTMRASIAPLDYPKEVLLKELGRGGGRNSVECVTSQDAYTIPGEGEHVLVLDLGLKKGIMKELTSRGVCLTVVPAFTSIEEIHRLSPDKIILSNGPGDPKDSSYVIQLVKRLIPDYPIFGICLGHQIIALACGADTEKMKFGHRGPNHPVKDHRTNLVKITSQNHNYTVRKESIIKTDLEIIQTALHDGTVEGIMHKTYPVMSVQYHPEGSPGPMDSNELFHSFIERDFKKEQEARGKVHVR, via the coding sequence GTGATGGTGCGTTTACTCGGCTATCACTCGTTGTTTCGAATTTGGTCGAGAGACGAACGTTGGGGAGTGAAGGCGGTGCAAGAGTTAAAGATCCTATTGGAAAATGGAATCGAGTTTCACGGTACAGGCATTTGCGGAGAAAGTCCATATATAGGGGAGATTGTATTCTGTACGGGAATGACTGGTTATCAAGAAGTCTTGACGGATCCTTCCTATCATGGTCAATTCGTTGTCATGACCTATCCGTTAATCGGAAATTATGGGATAAATGATGGAGATTCGGAATCAAACAAACCCAAAGTAAACGGACTGATCGTGAAGGAGTTGTGCGAAACTCCCTCTCATTATCAAAGCAAGATGTCCGTATCAGACTACCTATTGGAGGAAGAAATCCCGTTTGTCACTGAGGTAGATACAAGAGAACTTACCAAAGTGATCAGAGAGGAAGGAACGATGAGGGCAAGTATCGCCCCGTTGGATTATCCGAAGGAAGTATTGCTTAAAGAGTTGGGTCGTGGGGGCGGGAGAAATTCGGTCGAATGTGTCACGTCACAGGATGCCTACACGATACCAGGAGAAGGGGAGCATGTGCTGGTACTAGACTTAGGCCTAAAAAAGGGGATTATGAAGGAGCTCACTAGTCGAGGTGTCTGTCTTACGGTGGTCCCTGCATTCACGTCCATTGAAGAGATTCACCGCTTGTCTCCGGATAAAATTATTCTTTCAAATGGACCGGGTGACCCTAAGGACTCCTCATATGTCATTCAACTAGTGAAAAGGTTGATTCCAGACTATCCTATCTTCGGCATTTGTTTAGGTCATCAGATTATCGCCCTAGCGTGTGGTGCAGATACGGAAAAGATGAAGTTTGGCCACAGAGGACCCAATCACCCTGTTAAAGATCATCGAACCAACCTTGTGAAGATTACCTCTCAAAATCACAATTATACTGTTAGGAAAGAAAGTATAATAAAAACGGATTTGGAGATCATCCAGACAGCACTCCATGATGGAACTGTGGAGGGGATCATGCACAAAACGTATCCGGTCATGTCTGTTCAATATCATCCTGAAGGATCTCCTGGGCCGATGGATTCAAATGAGCTCTTTCACTCCTTCATCGAGCGTGATTTTAAAAAGGAACAAGAAGCAAGGGGGAAAGTCCATGTACGGTAA